The Pseudophaeobacter arcticus DSM 23566 genome includes a region encoding these proteins:
- a CDS encoding LysR family transcriptional regulator, which produces MIELRDLQLLTALARHKHFAKAAKDCGMSQPAFSMRIRNLEEKLGLSIVRRGNRFQGLTSEGEMIVRRARGILDDAKALEQEVAASRGQVTGTLMMGVVPTATAFAAQVVNRLHEVHPRVLVHIDVTTSMAIQQRILDGTIDAGVTYSDSVPPGLVTITHLYEESYVLLAPEAMVAHLGDSISWQAAAALPLSLLEPGMQNRRILDRIFAGLAVKPEVMSESSGFMSAIIMARQGAVATILPRALAEALGEITGTRALDLVEAGDMETQARPICLACLQRTPELTTVASLRRVVAAFVQ; this is translated from the coding sequence ATGATAGAACTCAGAGATTTACAGTTGTTGACGGCTCTTGCCCGGCACAAGCATTTTGCCAAGGCGGCCAAAGACTGCGGCATGTCGCAGCCGGCCTTCTCCATGCGCATTCGCAACCTGGAGGAAAAGCTGGGACTTTCGATTGTACGGCGGGGCAATCGGTTCCAGGGGCTGACCAGTGAAGGCGAGATGATCGTGCGCCGGGCGCGCGGGATTTTGGACGACGCCAAGGCGCTGGAGCAAGAGGTGGCAGCCTCGCGGGGGCAAGTGACCGGAACTCTGATGATGGGAGTGGTGCCCACAGCAACCGCTTTTGCGGCCCAAGTGGTGAACCGCTTGCACGAGGTGCATCCACGTGTCTTGGTCCATATTGATGTCACCACCTCCATGGCGATCCAGCAGCGGATCCTGGATGGCACCATCGACGCGGGTGTGACCTATAGCGACAGCGTGCCACCGGGATTGGTCACAATCACCCATCTGTATGAAGAAAGCTATGTGCTGCTGGCCCCGGAGGCCATGGTGGCGCATCTGGGCGATAGCATCAGCTGGCAGGCCGCCGCCGCTCTGCCGCTCAGCCTGCTGGAACCGGGGATGCAGAACCGACGTATTCTTGACCGTATCTTTGCGGGTCTGGCGGTCAAGCCCGAAGTGATGTCCGAATCCAGTGGCTTTATGTCGGCGATCATCATGGCGCGCCAAGGCGCGGTGGCCACCATTTTGCCGCGCGCCCTGGCGGAGGCTTTGGGCGAGATCACCGGCACCCGTGCGCTTGACCTGGTGGAGGCTGGTGACATGGAAACCCAGGCCCGTCCGATCTGTCTTGCCTGTCTGCAGCGCACGCCGGAGCTGACCACAGTTGCCTCTTTGCGCCGCGTTGTTGCCGCCTTTGTGCAATAA